The stretch of DNA GGTCTGGAAGCAGTCCATGGTGGTGGACCACACGGGGCTCGCCGGGATGTTCAGAACAGGCATCCAGGTGGGGCCCCAGATGTTCTACCGGGAAGTCCGGCACGGCATCACGATCCTGGCCACCGGGGCGCTCCCTAACCGTCCCAATGAATACCTCTTGAGCCGGCATCAGGCGGTGCGGACCCAACTCGATCTCGAGGCAATTCTCTCAGATCATCCCGAGGACGTACAGGTCTGGCAGAAAATTGCCATGATCCAATGCGTCGGGTCCCGGGTGCCGGAGAATCCCAACTGTTCCCGGGTGTGTTGCCCGGCGGCCGTCAAAAACGCTCTGAAGATTAAGGAAATGAATCCTACGGCCCAGATATTCGTGCTCTATCGCGACATGCGCACGCCGGGTTTTGAGGAAGACTATTACCGGAAAGCCCGGGAGCAAGGGGTTATTTTTGTCGCCTATAAACCGGAAGGCAAACCGGTGGTCGAGCCCGAAGGCGGCAAGGTGACGGTGACGTTTAACGACCCGATTCTGGGGCGGGAAGTAAAAATCTCTGCTGACTGTCTGGCGTTAAGCACCGGGATGGTGGCCGACGAGGAGTCAACGGAAGATCTCGGCATGATCTTTCATCTGGCCAGGACTTCGGATGGGTATTTCCTTGAGGATCACATCAAACTCAGGCCCATCGATCTGCCGATCCCGGGGTTCTTTGTGGCCGGCACTGCGCACGCTCCAAAGACCATCCGGGAGACCATCGCTCAGGCCCAGGCTGCCGCAGGGCGAGCCCAGACCTTTCTGGCCCGGGACTGCATCAACCTGGGCGCGGCTGTGGCTCAGGTAAACGGGGAGTTGTGCGCGGCCTGCCTCATGTGCGTGCGGGCTTGCCCCTTCGGCGTGCCGTTCATCAATGAGGAAGGCTACTCGGAGATCGACCCGGCCAAGTGCCACGGCTGCGGCGTCTGCGCGTCGGAATGTCCCGCCAAGGCGATTCAGCTCATGCAGTATGAGGACGATCATATCATGGCGAAATTAGACGGACTTTTGGAAGGGATAATGTGATGGAAAAATTCGAACCGCTCATTGTGGCTTTCTGTTGCCACTATTGTGCTTACACGGCGGCGGACATGGCCGGCAGCATGAGGCTGCGCTATCCTCCCAATGTGAAAATCATCCGCGTGCCCTGCTCGGGGAAGGTGGATGCCATTCACATCATGAAGTCCCTGGAAAAGGGGGCTGACGGGGTATTCGTGGCCGGCTGTCTGGAGGGGGATTGCCACTTCAAAAATGGCAATGTGAGGGCAACCCATCGGGTGGCCTACTTAAAGAAGCTCCTCGATGAGATCGGCATCGAAGGCGAGCGCGTGGCGATGTTCGCGATGTCGGCGGGCATGGGCGAGCGCTTTGCTCAAATCGCCACAGATTTCACCGAGAAGATTCGGCAACTTGGACCAAATCCCGCCAAGGTCGCTCATAAAGATCTGCGGGCCGCAGGTTGACTCGCCAGGAACAGGAGACTGAGCCAAGATGATTACTGCTGAACGAAAACCTATGGAAGAGCTTATCCAATGCGTTAAGCCGTACCGCAGCATTCTGCTGGCCGGCTGTAACGAGTGCGTCACGGTGTGCGCCGCGGGAGGCCGCAAGGAGGTCGGGGTGCTGGCTTCCGCGCTCAAGATGCATTTTATGAAGGCGGGCCAGCCATTAGAAATCCAGGAGATCACGCTGGAAAGACAGTGCGACCCCGAGTATGTCGAGCAACTGATATCGAACATCGACCAAGT from Desulfobaccales bacterium encodes:
- a CDS encoding hydrogenase iron-sulfur subunit; this translates as MEKFEPLIVAFCCHYCAYTAADMAGSMRLRYPPNVKIIRVPCSGKVDAIHIMKSLEKGADGVFVAGCLEGDCHFKNGNVRATHRVAYLKKLLDEIGIEGERVAMFAMSAGMGERFAQIATDFTEKIRQLGPNPAKVAHKDLRAAG